The nucleotide sequence ATTCCTACCGTTGGCGGCGGCGGTGTTTTTGTCGCTGGTGTTGATGATTTTGCTGATCGCGTGCGCCAACGTGGCCAATCTGCTTTTCGCCCGGGCAGCGTCGCGGCAGCGGGAGATGGGCATCCGTGCGGCCGTAGGGGCGACCCGGGGTCGTCTCACGCGACAGTTGCTCACCGAGAGTCTGTTGTTGGCGACGCTGGCAGGAGTGGTCGGGTGGGGGCTCAGTTACGTGGCCGGTATCGCGATGGCGGGGCTTTCGCCGAGTGGTGACATGCCGATCGCGACGGAATCGGTTCAGGGCAGTTACTGGTCGATTGTCTTTGCGGTCGGCGTGTCGTTGCTGGCGGGTCTGGTGACGGGATTGTTGCCCGCGTTGCGGGCGACGCGCGTGGATCTGCAACAAGTGATGAAAGGAGGCGGCTCCGGCGGGCAGGGGCGTCGGCGGCACTGGTTGCGCAATGGCTTGGTGATGTCGCAGGTGGCGTTCTGTGCCGTGGTTCTCGTTGCGGGCGGCCTGTTCCTGCGCAGTCTCAAACAAGCGTCGCACCTGGAGCTCGGCTTCGATCCTCATCAGGTGGCACTGGCGTCCATCGACCTCGATTTGCAGGGCTATTCGCCCGTGCAGGGGAAGACCTTTTTGGATGATCTCACGCGCGGGGTCGGAGCGTTGCCGGGAGTCGACTCGGTGGCGTTGGGCAATGTGTTGCCGATGAGCAACAACCCCGGTTTGCGTGACGTGGCCGATGCCGCCGCGCCCAAGCTCGATGAAACCGGACGACGCGAGGGCGAGCTGCAGGCGGCCAGTAATCTCGTCGACGAACATTTCATGTCCACCATGCGCGTGTCGCTGTTGCGCGGTCGTGGTATCGAGCGTCAGGATACAGCGGAGTCACCGCCGGTCGTGGTGGTCAATGAAGCGTTGGCGGCGAAGCTGTGGCCGGGTCAGGATGCGATTGGTCAGCGACTCACCCAACGTTGGGGCGAGCCGATGGAAGTGGTGGGCGTGATGGCGACGGGCAAATATGTAATGATCAGCGAGGACCCGCGCCCGGCTTATCTGCAGCCGTTGGCCCAGGCCTACAATGCTCCGGTCACGCTCTTCATCCGCACCAAAGGCGAACCGGCGGCGGTGATCCCCGGGGTGCAGCGAGTGCTCCAGCAACTCGATCCGAGCCTGCCGGTTTACAACGTCCAGACCATGGACGAGCATTTGCGCACGACGGCATTTGGCTACATGCCGATGCGCATGGCGGCGTTCATGGCGGGGGCGCAGGGTCTGGTCGGGCTGCTGCTCGCGGTGATGGGCGTGTATGGTGTGGTGGCGTTTTCGGTGAGCCAGCGCACGCGGGAGATCGGCATTCGACTGGCTCTCGGGGCGGAACGCGGGGACGTATTTCGGTTGGTCATCCGGGGCGGCCTACGGCTGATCCTCATCGGATTGGTCGTGGGTCTGCTCGGGGCGGTGGGACTCTCGCACGTGTTGGCAGGACTGTTGGTGGGGCTCGATCCGCTCGATATCCCCGTGTTCGGCGGCGTCACGGTAGTGTTGACCGGGGTCTCCCTGTTGGCGTGCTACCTGCCGGCGCGTCGCGCGATGGCGATCGACCCGGCCGTGACGTTGAAGTGTGAGTGACGCGCGGCGAGGTTTGCCATGCCGGCCCTGCTCCGGTTGGGTGTGGAGATGAAGAGACTTCTGCTGGTGGCGCTGTTAACCTGCGGCGTGGGGATGGCGATGGCCACGCCCGCCCGGATTTTGTTGGTGCGCCATGCGGAGAAGATGGACGATGGCACCCGTGATCCGAGCCTCAGCGCCGAGGGTCGGGCGCGCGCCGAGGTCTTGGCGACATTGATGGGGGAACACCACGTGACGGATGTTTTCACCTCGCAGTATCAACGCACGATTCAAACCGCGGCCCCCGGGGTGGCGGCTCATGACTTGCGGGCGACCGTGGTGGAGGCGCAGAAACCGGCCGCCTTGCTGGAGCTCGTTCACGCGCTGCCCCCGTCTGCCGTCGCGTTGATTGTCGGACACAGCAACACGGTGCCGGATTTGGCGCACGAGCTGGGGGCCGAGGACGTTGCCCCGATGGGCGAGGACGAATACGATCGGATTGTGATTCTGCACCTCGACCCGGCCGAGGGGGAGGTGACGTCGCGCGTCGTTCGCTATCCGCCGTCGTCCTGATCAACCGCGGCGCACCGCTTCCTTCTCGTCCTCGCGTTCTTCTTCCAGGCGGGTGCGTTCGCTGCCGATTTGGGCGCGCAGCTGTTCGATCTCGTCGAGATTTTGCTCGGCCATGGCGGCGTCGAGTTTCTGTTTCAGAAAAATCTCCCGCTCGGCAATTTTGCCTTGGTAGACCGTGTCGATCTCGGCGAGGCGGGATTTCTTTTCGGCCGACAAGGGTTTGGCGGCATCTGGGTCGGAGGCGGCGAGGCGCTCCATGGCGAGTTCGTAGGCACTCTTCATAGGTGGAGTTTAATCAGCCCAAACGCATGCCGGTGACAAGCACGAGAACCAAAGCGATCGGCGGCCACCACCATGACCGCGGTCGCGACGGCCAGCCTTGCACGTAGCCGATGGTGATGATCGCGAGCATGGCCACCAATCCGAACTCACCCCATGCGGGATGGCGGAAACTGGCCGCGGTCGAGGCAATGGGCCACGCGACCGCGTGTCCCAGCAAAGCGTTGACGATGAGCAGCACGAGCGCCGCCGCGTGATTGCCCAGCAATGCCAGGGGAATCAATCCGAGCCCGCCACTGATCATGGCAATTAATCCGCCGAGAATCGCCAGCGATGCCATCGGCATGAGTGCGAGATTGGCGACGAACGCGATCGGCGTGAACCACCCGAATATGGCCACACCGCTGATCAGCCCCACCATCATCGCGGCCCAACCAAGCGCCCCAGCCATGATTAATCCTTCGAGCCGACGCCGCGCAAATTTCTGGCGACCGGTCAGCGTCGTTTCGGGCAGGTCCCGCCACGGTCGTATGCGCGATTGGAGATGCTCTCCCAGAGGCAACCCGTAGAGCAGCAACGCGAACACGATGCCGTAGCTCATTTGAAAACCGGCCGAGAAAAGTTGCAGCGGATCCAGCAACAGCACCAGTAGCATGGAACCGCCGATGGCCGCGACCGCATTGCCGGGAGCGCGCAACGCCACCGAGGCATGCACACACGTCACCATCAACCACGCGCGCACCGCCGAGGGTGTGCCTCCGACCAAATCGACATAGACGGCCAACAACAGCGTGCTGATCACAAACGTCTGCCCGGGCGGGAGGCGCATCAGCCGCAAGGCTCCGTGCAATGCCACGGCGATCACGCCAATGTGCAGCCCGCTGATGGCGAACAAGTGCATCGTTCCGCTGCGTAGGAAAACCGATTTGTCCTCCTCGTCCAACCCCGTGCGGTCGCCCAGCAGCATCGCCTGCAGGGCACCCACGAGGTCGGGATGCGCCTCCAGGTCCCGGGCCAGCTGTCGCATGGCCACGGTCTTGATGCGCTGTCGCCACACGGCGTAGCCGGACCCGCCGTTGACGACTTCGAGCAGCCGACCTCGCGTGAGGCGAAAGTTGATGCCGGCATCAATCAGATAGGCGTTGAATCCATCGCCACGGGCGGCGCGCGGCAACGGTGTAAGGTGTCCGCGGATACGAATGGTCGCGCCTCGCTCGACGGCCGTGGGGTCGTGATAACGCCATGCCTGCACGTAGAGTGATTGCCCGATGAGGTCGGAAAGATGCGGGTCGGCGGAGCGGATCATCCCGATCACGCTGAGGGGGCGCTCCAGCACGCGGGTGTTGAAAATGCGCTTAACTTCGACGATCAACTCCGCCTCGCGTTGCGGCAGGCGGTCCCAGTCGGGCAGCCGAGCCCGATGGGTTTCATGATGGATCATACCCAGCCCGGCGATCGCGACCGCGACCGCTACCAAACTGGATCGGCGTTGACGG is from Synoicihabitans lomoniglobus and encodes:
- a CDS encoding ABC transporter permease — translated: MNLLARLIHAARTLFQRRQVDAEMAEEMRYHREAQIEANLAAGMSRRDATRAANLQFGPADAIAEAGRDARGFSWLAHLRQDLRYGSKMLFKHKGFTFVAVMTLGLGLSANITIFSMVDIFFFQPLEGVKAPSELVVLTRDDPRNEFASSVSWADYEDYRDEVPGVADAVAILMRPVHLGWAGKVPHRTWVELVSPNYFSMLGTQPHLGRLFLPGEGEAIGADPIVVVSHRYWQDRLGGDPGVVGRAVQINGQACEVVGVAAAKFDGAQWGIAPAAWLPAKMAPALIHWDENMFTDRNWNAWRVVGRRAAGYDVDRIGVELAVVDQRIAPLHASGSMDDVVTRVVPEQRSRPEPSVSGFLPLAAAVFLSLVLMILLIACANVANLLFARAASRQREMGIRAAVGATRGRLTRQLLTESLLLATLAGVVGWGLSYVAGIAMAGLSPSGDMPIATESVQGSYWSIVFAVGVSLLAGLVTGLLPALRATRVDLQQVMKGGGSGGQGRRRHWLRNGLVMSQVAFCAVVLVAGGLFLRSLKQASHLELGFDPHQVALASIDLDLQGYSPVQGKTFLDDLTRGVGALPGVDSVALGNVLPMSNNPGLRDVADAAAPKLDETGRREGELQAASNLVDEHFMSTMRVSLLRGRGIERQDTAESPPVVVVNEALAAKLWPGQDAIGQRLTQRWGEPMEVVGVMATGKYVMISEDPRPAYLQPLAQAYNAPVTLFIRTKGEPAAVIPGVQRVLQQLDPSLPVYNVQTMDEHLRTTAFGYMPMRMAAFMAGAQGLVGLLLAVMGVYGVVAFSVSQRTREIGIRLALGAERGDVFRLVIRGGLRLILIGLVVGLLGAVGLSHVLAGLLVGLDPLDIPVFGGVTVVLTGVSLLACYLPARRAMAIDPAVTLKCE
- a CDS encoding SixA phosphatase family protein; protein product: MPALLRLGVEMKRLLLVALLTCGVGMAMATPARILLVRHAEKMDDGTRDPSLSAEGRARAEVLATLMGEHHVTDVFTSQYQRTIQTAAPGVAAHDLRATVVEAQKPAALLELVHALPPSAVALIVGHSNTVPDLAHELGAEDVAPMGEDEYDRIVILHLDPAEGEVTSRVVRYPPSS
- a CDS encoding ComEC/Rec2 family competence protein translates to MQVGTSLSHRAPLLWLALPFAGGIAIAHATASPVPIPAVAAGCLVLLAVAGLLLRTRQRRSSLVAVAVAIAGLGMIHHETHRARLPDWDRLPQREAELIVEVKRIFNTRVLERPLSVIGMIRSADPHLSDLIGQSLYVQAWRYHDPTAVERGATIRIRGHLTPLPRAARGDGFNAYLIDAGINFRLTRGRLLEVVNGGSGYAVWRQRIKTVAMRQLARDLEAHPDLVGALQAMLLGDRTGLDEEDKSVFLRSGTMHLFAISGLHIGVIAVALHGALRLMRLPPGQTFVISTLLLAVYVDLVGGTPSAVRAWLMVTCVHASVALRAPGNAVAAIGGSMLLVLLLDPLQLFSAGFQMSYGIVFALLLYGLPLGEHLQSRIRPWRDLPETTLTGRQKFARRRLEGLIMAGALGWAAMMVGLISGVAIFGWFTPIAFVANLALMPMASLAILGGLIAMISGGLGLIPLALLGNHAAALVLLIVNALLGHAVAWPIASTAASFRHPAWGEFGLVAMLAIITIGYVQGWPSRPRSWWWPPIALVLVLVTGMRLG